TTGAGACCAAACTTGTCATGCTCAGATCGCTTCAAGCAATTGGATAACAGAGACAACGGGAACACGAAACATGCTCTTCCAACCAGAACCAGGCCAAGCAACGCAGCGCTTACCCCAACAGATTTTCCGGGACTATGGAACGGAAAAATCCACAAAACGAGAATTAAATTAGATCAAAAAGGCCTATAAAAGGAACTAGGAGACACAATTTATGAAATGGATATGACATCTTACCTGTCTTTAACGAATCTCCATTTCTCAATATCTAAGGCATCCATACCAACATAAAGGAAAATGAAGATCTCCGCAATAAATGACAGTGTTGCAAAAGTATGTctgtgaaaaaataaaattagttaaACTAAGAAACACGTAGATAGCTACTTTGAGAAGTTCCTAAAGAAAGATAAAGACGTTCGGAACAAGTGAGTTCTGACTGAACATACCTTGTTGTCACTTTAGAATTGGTAGTCACATTATGCCAGGTATAGTGTGACATGACAATACCACAGATAAATACTGTAAGAATTCCGCTTAAGTCAAACAGCTGAAAGGCAGGGACAACTTATCACAATCAGTAATTACACAAACTACATCGCGTAGAGGTAATGAGTTTAACATCCGTACAGGTGTTCACTTTGTACAGAAACTTACTTCTGCCATCACATATGAAAGGTAAGCCATGAGAATCACGAGAGCAACTTCACGATCAGTTGAGTGCCTACAAGTGGAACGGATGGCTTCTAGAGTTACAAATGCTGAATACATATAGATATACACGTTGATACCCAAGGAACACAGATTCTTAACATCCAAAATTCTCGTTAAAGTCTTTTCCTGAATCATCTATTTAATAGGTCCAAAGTCAGTATTACTACATCGAATCGAGATTCCTTGAGGAGACCGACTACCTTGAATAGTTAGTCCCCTATGTCAGAATGGTAATAATTATCTCAAATTTTATTAAGACCTAGGAAACCTACTATCTCACAGTGAGTACAAATAATATTGGCATTATCAGAAAATTTTGTATAAATTCTAAGAGAAAGTGAAGCTTTTCAGGAATTAAACTTCATGGATATCATTGATTACACTGAGTTTATTACAGtaggaacaacaacaacatacccagtgtagtccCACAAAGTGGAATCTGGAGAGtatagagtgtatgcagacttTACTCCTACCTCAGAGATAgaaaggttgtttccgatagaccctcgactcaaggaAAACACAGTCCAGAAAAAGAAGTATAAAGAAGTACAAGAAACAACagataataacaaaaacaaaagataGTAACAAAACAAAAACTACAACAAAACAGTACGATAATCGAGGTACAAGAAATCAGCAGATAGTAATAGAAATCGAAGGACAAGAAACTACAGGAGCAGTAGgaaaaacaacaataagaagaaaaagactTTGCTGTTAAGGGCCAGTATGTCAAGAAAAAAACTCCTATAGTAGCTTATGACATTCAATAAGTGGGAATTTCCTAGCTGTGTAATCACTTTTTCTTGTGTTGACAGGTAAGCCAAAGACTTGAATGGTGATGTGCATTGAAGAAAATCAGATCAATTAATAATTGGATGCGAAACGAAAGATATATAACAATAAGCAAATTAAAATTGAactataagaaagaaaaatggaaTAAAGAAAAGCACACCTGCCAAGATATATCTTTTTTATTAGGTACGCACTGAGCAATCCAATCTGCATTCAAGAGCAAGATGTTGTAAATAATGATAGATGGTTAGCATAATCTGATCAAACaagaaatttggaaaaaaaatagaaaaaagtgaCCTAGTTCTAACAACATCGAAAATTTTCAGACTTGCTCAACCAGGAAAATACAAAGACATTACAGATGAAATAGTAGATGTCAAGCAAATGAATACAAATTCTTATACAACccccgcccccccccccccccccccaaaaaaaaaaaagaaggttaGAACAAGTCAAATAATGTCAGCTGTTTGGCATCACTGAAAAGAGAAATGGGATTCATTTCCATAAAGTTGTGGAGCCCAGTGAATAAGGAAGCTATAGGTAATGCAACTATAAATCTTATGGAGAATCTGATTTTGTCACAGGATGAACACTTGTGGCATTTAACACATGCAAATCGAATAGTAAGCGATGTTCTCATGGGTGCCAAACAACAACAGCATGAAACAGCTGTTAGTACCCGGTGGCCtgatgagaaaaaaggaaaagtatGCCCAAGAGGGTCTCGTGTCTTATTAACTCGTCGATGAGAAAATCGTTTACAAAGGCAATGATTAATAGCTGTTCCAAAAGGATGATCAGCCACACTGGGACTGAGACACGGTTCAAACTCCTTGAGGACAAATGTAGACAGGATTGACAAATGCGCATAAAACATAAAGCAAGCAAGTGTGCTACTTACCAAAACTCCCAGGAAAGTGCTCGCAAGAAACAGGTAGAGAAAACTTCCAGTGAACAATAAGGCAGCCCTTGGGTTGATGTGGGAGAGGTCCAACTTCTGGATCGCATTAAAGAGCACCACAGATGTTGCATCATTTACCACTCCTTCCCCAAAGACTAGACTATAGAGTCGAGGCGTCTCGTCCTGATTAAGAACCTGAGAATTAAACTCATAACATTCAGTCTACACAAGTTGCTATCTCGATAATTATCCATTTTACCACAGAACAGCCACAACGTCTGGAGGAAATCCATACCTGCAAGGTGCAAACAGAGTCTGTTGCTGAAAAAATTGCTCCAATCGCTACGGAAAATGTATTTGAAATTATCAGAAGATAAGAGGTCAAAATCAATTTACAGAAAAATGCCAACCAAGGAAAGACTGAGATTAAAATTTTATCCATATCATTAATCAAATTATTATATGACGATTGCTTCTTAGCTtatgttgctcagactcttCAAAAAAGTGGTCACATCTGTATCGAATCCAACAAAAAGGCATTaattttggaggatccgacatgCACCTATTgccatttttgaagagtccgagaaACATAGTTCTTATGCACTCAAATCCAGACAAAGAAAATACTCTCACAAGGTTATGGTACAACAGTAGCAGAGGTCGAGACAGGAGGAAAGATAAGGGATCCAAGAAAATACTAAGAAATTACAGGTGGAAGTCAAACTCATAACTTAAATatcttttgaaacttttttaCTACTGCATAGAAGCTTTCCTTGTATTAATGAGATATACATAAAACACAATATTTTGTGCCTTACCCTCATATAGTAATTTTTCTCCTTTGTTTACTCTTAAGCAAATGACCCCTTATTGTAACAACCAAAATTATAACATCTACAATTGATAACCTGAAACATCAATTGCAATCTGAAGAAGAGGAAAGACTAGTACCGAGATAATCTCGTAGCTCCAAAAAGCCAATGTCAAACTTTCCCAACAACTCCTTTGCgcctaaaacaaaaaaattcaatttcgcGCAATCAAGAGAGAATCCCAtgtaaaaacaaaaacaacaaatagtGAACTTCTTAAGGAGGAAGGACTAAATGAACCATTggtttaaaaaaaactaataacTAGTAAATTATTTTTGGATTCTACATGGTGAAGAATTCAACTATTAAGAAACCATTTTGCTTTATGCAGTGGCAGAAAGGACAACACACTTGGAATATACAAATACAGTAACCttgatcttcttctttcttttttgttcttttgaGAACGACAAATACAGTATCCTTGATCATAAAAGATTGAAGTAAAGAAACTACATGAATGTGCCTTTCAATCACAGGACTGGATGTATTTTACAAGTTACAACTAACAAGCACAATCAAGAACATTTAGGTCTGTAAATGTACAAAATTCCATTCTAACACTGTGTCAAAGCATTTTAAAGAAAGATGAAATATTTGTGAGTAAGGACAATGTTCTAGTGAAGAAATTTGGATAAGGTAAACATGGAAACTCTTACCTACTTCTTTAAGTTGCTCTACTAGATGCTGTCATATGGAGTTAAGGACATGTCATGCAAATGCTAACTCACACCTTCTCTTATTGATTCAGATTTCAACTAACTCTAGCCTAAGATCAATCCTCCTCCAAGATCACTACAAGCattaataaagtaaaaatgTTGATATGAGAGTCAATTTCAGCTCATTTAACATTGGAAGAAGCGAAAAAGAACCTCGCTTCAGCTCCCTTTGCGCAAGGTGTTCTCTTTCTCAAGTTAATTGAAGATGACAGAGAAACTAGGCCATACCAAATGATATGATGCTGAAAGATATCAATGTGCCGAAGGCACCAAACAACATAATGGTCATAAAATTCCTGAAAAACTGCTTCTTTTTCACCTGGAAACTGATAAGGTGCAAATGCTGAAGTCAGTCTCATAGAATTTAGCATCTAAAAACTTGCAATAGAGAAAATGGTGcaattcttatttcttttttcttctgtcTAACTGTCAGTTATCAATAACAGCAGCAGGTTACTGTTAAATGAGTTGAATATTTCATTTATTCATGTTCAGACTAGGGAGAACAAAACTTGGAATATGCAACAGTGCAATAAACAAGCTCAAATAACTGTGGCAACCCCATTAAATTGACATGTCACTATAAGGGCGAGGAGAAAACAACTTACCCGGCATTAAATATAATGGGTGGCAGAACATAAATGAAGAAGAGTTGTTCATCAAATTCTAAGATATGTGAGCTGTTTCCTTTAGTAGTTAACAAAATAATGCCTCCGGTACATAAACCCTGCCATGAGAACAAGAAAGATCATCCATTGCAGCAAAATCCAAAAGCATAGTCCACTATGAAAATGACTTGAAGAAAATTCACaataaatatcatcattcatGCACATATATGCATCTGCACAGACTAAAGTTGTGGTCTAATGGTTACGAGTTAACGACTTTATTCTGCACCACTTAGGTGTAGAGTTCAAATCTTACTAAGGACATTCTCTA
This Solanum dulcamara chromosome 8, daSolDulc1.2, whole genome shotgun sequence DNA region includes the following protein-coding sequences:
- the LOC129899666 gene encoding sodium/hydrogen exchanger 1-like isoform X3; the encoded protein is MGLIAVARLGGLCTGGIILLTTKGNSSHILEFDEQLFFIYVLPPIIFNAGFQVKKKQFFRNFMTIMLFGAFGTLISFSIISFGAKELLGKFDIGFLELRDYLAIGAIFSATDSVCTLQVLNQDETPRLYSLVFGEGVVNDATSVVLFNAIQKLDLSHINPRAALLFTGSFLYLFLASTFLGVLIGLLSAYLIKKIYLGRHSTDREVALVILMAYLSYVMAELFDLSGILTVFICGIVMSHYTWHNVTTNSKVTTRHTFATLSFIAEIFIFLYVGMDALDIEKWRFVKDSPGKSVGVSAALLGLVLVGRACFVFPLSLLSNCLKRSEHDKFGLKQQVTIWWAGLMRGSVSMALAYNQFTRFGHTQQPGNAVMITSTITIVLFSTVVFGLITKPLVRFLLPSSRGFSSLISSEQSFARPLLTNGQELEVEMGNVDPFQPASLSILLNEPSHTIHNHWRRFDDAFMRPLFGGRGFVPDAPELSKGGCDQY
- the LOC129899666 gene encoding sodium/hydrogen exchanger 1-like isoform X1, producing the protein MAEDELWLVAIMGLIAVARLGVSILSDDDQVSVDSITLFVALLCGCIVIGHLLEESRWINESITALFIGLCTGGIILLTTKGNSSHILEFDEQLFFIYVLPPIIFNAGFQVKKKQFFRNFMTIMLFGAFGTLISFSIISFGAKELLGKFDIGFLELRDYLAIGAIFSATDSVCTLQVLNQDETPRLYSLVFGEGVVNDATSVVLFNAIQKLDLSHINPRAALLFTGSFLYLFLASTFLGVLIGLLSAYLIKKIYLGRHSTDREVALVILMAYLSYVMAELFDLSGILTVFICGIVMSHYTWHNVTTNSKVTTRHTFATLSFIAEIFIFLYVGMDALDIEKWRFVKDSPGKSVGVSAALLGLVLVGRACFVFPLSLLSNCLKRSEHDKFGLKQQVTIWWAGLMRGSVSMALAYNQFTRFGHTQQPGNAVMITSTITIVLFSTVVFGLITKPLVRFLLPSSRGFSSLISSEQSFARPLLTNGQELEVEMGNVDPFQPASLSILLNEPSHTIHNHWRRFDDAFMRPLFGGRGFVPDAPELSKGGCDQY
- the LOC129899666 gene encoding sodium/hydrogen exchanger 1-like isoform X2; this translates as MGLIAVARLGVSILSDDDQVSVDSITLFVALLCGCIVIGHLLEESRWINESITALFIGLCTGGIILLTTKGNSSHILEFDEQLFFIYVLPPIIFNAGFQVKKKQFFRNFMTIMLFGAFGTLISFSIISFGAKELLGKFDIGFLELRDYLAIGAIFSATDSVCTLQVLNQDETPRLYSLVFGEGVVNDATSVVLFNAIQKLDLSHINPRAALLFTGSFLYLFLASTFLGVLIGLLSAYLIKKIYLGRHSTDREVALVILMAYLSYVMAELFDLSGILTVFICGIVMSHYTWHNVTTNSKVTTRHTFATLSFIAEIFIFLYVGMDALDIEKWRFVKDSPGKSVGVSAALLGLVLVGRACFVFPLSLLSNCLKRSEHDKFGLKQQVTIWWAGLMRGSVSMALAYNQFTRFGHTQQPGNAVMITSTITIVLFSTVVFGLITKPLVRFLLPSSRGFSSLISSEQSFARPLLTNGQELEVEMGNVDPFQPASLSILLNEPSHTIHNHWRRFDDAFMRPLFGGRGFVPDAPELSKGGCDQY